A genome region from Anaerobacillus alkaliphilus includes the following:
- a CDS encoding YdcF family protein, which translates to MLLEMKVMKRLSAIILGILFFWFIIHSLVIIIDGLNDEVAYVDVAVVLGNKVELDGKPSLRLQARLDKSVELYKEGYFKYIIVSGGVGKEGFDEANVMKNYLINQGIPADQIIEDPNGYNSQMTAKNTRMIVELLNVKSVMVISQYFHITRTKLAFQKVGFEEVASAHAEIFELRDFYSIIREFPAYYKYVNK; encoded by the coding sequence GTGTTATTAGAGATGAAAGTAATGAAACGATTGAGTGCTATTATTTTGGGAATCCTATTCTTCTGGTTTATCATACATAGTTTAGTGATTATCATAGATGGATTAAACGACGAAGTAGCTTATGTGGATGTAGCAGTTGTTCTAGGGAATAAGGTTGAATTAGATGGAAAACCCTCTCTTAGATTGCAAGCAAGGTTAGATAAATCTGTAGAGCTATATAAAGAAGGATATTTTAAGTACATCATCGTAAGTGGTGGAGTTGGGAAAGAAGGTTTTGATGAAGCAAATGTTATGAAAAATTATTTAATTAATCAGGGAATTCCGGCTGACCAAATCATAGAAGACCCAAATGGCTATAATTCCCAGATGACTGCAAAAAATACGAGAATGATAGTGGAACTTCTAAATGTAAAATCCGTTATGGTCATTTCCCAATATTTTCACATCACGCGGACAAAGCTTGCGTTTCAAAAAGTTGGTTTCGAAGAAGTAGCCTCGGCACATGCAGAAATCTTTGAACTGAGAGATTTTTATTCAATTATTAGGGAATTTCCTGCATATTACAAGTACGTAAATAAATAG
- a CDS encoding GNAT family N-acetyltransferase, which yields MFTYTLNSEAELKLLELRHAEELFQLTDQSREHLREWLPWVNFTKSVSDSKEFINGSLRQFSQNNGFQAGIWYKGTLVGVIGLHNINWSNKATSIGYWLGAGYQGNGIMTAACRAVVDYCFNELQLERIEIRAATTNHKSMAIPKRLGFQQEGCLRRSEWLYDKFVDHYVFGLVKGDEYGL from the coding sequence TTGTTTACATATACATTGAATTCTGAAGCTGAACTGAAATTATTGGAGTTAAGACATGCAGAGGAACTGTTTCAATTAACCGATCAATCAAGAGAGCACCTCCGTGAATGGCTGCCATGGGTGAATTTCACAAAATCTGTGAGTGATTCAAAGGAATTTATCAACGGTAGTTTGCGACAATTCAGCCAAAATAATGGTTTTCAAGCAGGGATCTGGTATAAGGGGACGTTGGTTGGTGTTATCGGGCTACACAACATTAATTGGTCCAACAAAGCGACGTCGATTGGCTATTGGCTTGGCGCAGGATACCAAGGAAATGGAATTATGACAGCTGCTTGTCGTGCTGTCGTCGATTATTGTTTTAATGAATTACAATTAGAGAGAATTGAAATTCGCGCTGCAACTACAAACCATAAGAGTATGGCCATTCCTAAGAGGCTTGGATTTCAGCAAGAAGGATGTCTTAGACGTTCAGAGTGGTTATACGATAAATTTGTAGATCATTATGTCTTTGGGTTAGTGAAGGGTGATGAATACGGTTTATGA
- a CDS encoding GNAT family N-acetyltransferase — MLFERGSLKVRTLKENDKYLLAKWLSDPLVLEFYEGRDNPFTVQKVMDKFFPLEADEVKCIIEFEHKAIGYIQFYQLDDETKNVYGYGDEITYGTDQFIGEVDHWNKGIGTLLVTSMVQFLLDHKKAYRVVMDPQVRNERAIRCYEKCGFKKVKLLPKRELHEGIYQDCWLIEYGV; from the coding sequence ATGTTATTTGAAAGAGGTAGTTTAAAGGTTCGGACGTTAAAGGAAAACGATAAATATTTATTAGCCAAATGGCTTTCAGATCCGTTGGTGCTAGAATTTTACGAAGGAAGGGACAATCCGTTTACTGTTCAAAAGGTGATGGACAAGTTTTTTCCCCTAGAAGCTGATGAAGTGAAATGCATCATTGAGTTCGAACATAAGGCAATAGGCTATATTCAATTCTACCAATTAGATGACGAGACAAAAAATGTCTATGGTTACGGAGACGAAATAACTTATGGCACAGACCAATTTATAGGTGAAGTAGACCATTGGAATAAAGGAATAGGTACATTACTTGTAACGTCAATGGTTCAATTCTTATTAGACCATAAAAAGGCGTACCGTGTGGTGATGGATCCTCAAGTAAGAAATGAGAGAGCGATCAGGTGCTATGAGAAGTGTGGCTTTAAAAAAGTGAAGTTACTTCCAAAACGTGAGTTACATGAAGGAATTTATCAGGATTGTTGGTTAATTGAATATGGCGTGTAA
- a CDS encoding late competence development ComFB family protein: METRGYRNIMEEIVEVLVDTLLAGPEYQTFCKCKKCRNDVVALSLNNIPPQYATTQQNRERVYELYSKPDMRKWLNKRIISALHVVNKYPKHNI; the protein is encoded by the coding sequence ATGGAAACAAGAGGATATAGAAACATCATGGAAGAAATCGTTGAGGTATTAGTGGATACTCTTCTTGCAGGCCCAGAATATCAAACGTTTTGTAAATGTAAGAAGTGTAGGAATGATGTAGTGGCACTTTCGCTAAACAATATTCCTCCACAATATGCGACCACTCAACAAAACAGAGAAAGAGTCTATGAATTATATAGCAAGCCTGATATGCGCAAGTGGTTAAATAAACGGATTATCAGTGCCTTACATGTTGTTAATAAATACCCAAAACATAATATTTAG
- a CDS encoding PhzF family phenazine biosynthesis protein has protein sequence MKLPMYQIDAFTNEQFKGNPAAVCPLAEWIDVELMQKIAAENNLAETAFFVKNGSEYELRWFTPKAEVDLCGHATLAAAFVICTYVDQSVTEISFTTKSGLLKVTKEENIYSLVFPARPGVKCEAPDELLKGLGKVPKEVYKARDYMAVFETEEEILNLELDMTELKKLDGLGVIATAKGTEVDFVSRFFVPKVGIDEDPVTGSTHCTLVPYWKEVLGKNELVALQVSERGGKLYCEDLGEKVKMSGDAVVYLEGYIFL, from the coding sequence ATGAAGCTACCAATGTATCAAATTGATGCTTTTACAAATGAACAATTCAAAGGAAATCCTGCAGCAGTTTGTCCATTAGCTGAGTGGATTGACGTCGAGTTAATGCAAAAAATTGCGGCTGAGAATAATTTAGCTGAAACGGCTTTCTTTGTAAAAAATGGTTCTGAGTATGAACTTAGGTGGTTTACTCCTAAGGCTGAAGTAGATTTATGTGGTCACGCAACATTAGCCGCAGCGTTTGTTATTTGTACATATGTAGATCAAAGTGTCACGGAGATTAGCTTTACAACCAAAAGTGGCTTGCTTAAGGTCACAAAAGAAGAAAATATCTATTCATTAGTATTTCCAGCAAGACCTGGGGTAAAATGCGAGGCACCAGATGAGTTACTCAAAGGTTTAGGGAAAGTTCCTAAAGAAGTCTACAAGGCAAGAGACTATATGGCAGTCTTTGAAACAGAGGAAGAGATTTTAAATCTTGAACTAGATATGACAGAGCTAAAGAAGCTAGACGGCTTAGGGGTCATAGCTACAGCGAAAGGAACAGAAGTTGATTTCGTTTCAAGATTTTTTGTCCCTAAGGTCGGGATTGATGAAGATCCTGTCACAGGGTCAACACATTGTACGCTAGTGCCATACTGGAAGGAAGTATTGGGTAAAAATGAGTTAGTCGCCTTACAAGTATCGGAAAGAGGCGGAAAGCTTTACTGTGAAGATTTAGGTGAAAAAGTGAAAATGTCAGGGGATGCAGTTGTGTATTTAGAAGGATATATCTTCTTGTAA